ATATATAGAGAGTGAATCAGCTGGATATATAGAGGAAAGTTCCAAGTGTTTTCCTCCATATTGAAATAATAAATCAGACGTTGTATGAGTTGGAAAAAGCTATATAGTATAAGATATTCTAATTTTTGGTCACAGATgaagaaacaaacaaaaaacaaagAAGTATTTAGGATATTCTACACTTTCTTGTTAATTATACTTTCCAGCTGTGAGTGAAAACAATGAACATATAATTCTCAAAACTTTAACCCCTTGTTCGAACCAATCTCATTAAAAAAAGAATGCAAGTTATATTTGTtatggaaccgtttgaactaacAGTTCGAGTCGATAGTTAAGATCTCTGACACACCTCCAAATGCTTACATTGGGCTTGCAGCAGGCCTATACCACCGTATGTTTTTAATTCCataaattaatgaggttgtcaaGATTCGATCCCTCGACGGTTTGGTCTAAGAGACTCTGATACCATTGTTGaaataatgaacttataattaatagtctttaatttgattcagtgtattatccaagagtcatttctgtatctgtatttatagagtgtccaagagtcatttctgtacctgtgtctgtatctgtatttatagagagttaatgtggtttactaagagtcatgtttgtaatctataaatatacaAAGTAGTAAGGAAAGAGAATCAGAAGAgaatttcttccagcaattatactcttcctctttTAGctgtgaaagtttatttatttgatccaacaaattggtatcagagctagaCAAAAATTCTCCTGAAAATTGAGAATCATGGTGAAAAGAGAAATCGTCATTGATTCGTGGGAGACCAAGTCCCAGATTTGGAAAGCTATGCGCTTATGCATAGATGACATCAAAGAACAAGTTGATTCTTTGATGTCATCTATGCATAAGCGCATAGCTTTCCAAATCTGGGACTTGGTCTCCCACGAATCAATGACGATTTCTCTTTTCACCATGATTCTCAATTTTCAGGAGAATTTTtgtctggctctgataccaatttgttggatcaaataaataaactttcacagctaacagaggaagagtatttatttgatccaacaaattggtatcagagccagacaAAAATTCTCCTGAAAATTGAGAATCATGGTGAAAAGAGAAATCGTCATTGATTCGCGGAAGACCAAGTCCCAGATTTGGAAAGCTATGCGCTTATGCATAGATGACATCAAAGAATCAAGTGATGATGATGAGAATTCgaaggtttttggagaaggAATTGGGATTGGAGAAATATACATTGGATGGACAGAAGAAATTTATCATGCAATGTTTGGTGGAATCCTTagaaaatgatgatgatgagaattCTGAGGATTTAGGAGAAATTGGTGAAAGACATGCGAAGGTACAAGAACATgtatctgatgatgaggagaaaaTGGAAGATTCTCCTGTGATAGGTCTTTTGCTGGAAACTGATCCAGTCAGTAAGAAGAAAGAAGTTCCAAGTAAGTTCAACATTAGCAAGGCCATGATGAAGAGAGTTTCCTATATTAAAGCCAATTATGAGGAACTTACAACGGTCCGTCTTTGTCGAATATTAGAGGAAGATATGGGAATTGAGAAATTTGCACTTGATCCATTCAACAAATATATAATCAATCATATAGATGACGTATTGCAATGGGATGATGAGAATTCGGAGTCCTTAGACAGAGAGATTGATGAGGATGACGAAGATGAAGTAAAACCAGTGCAGAAGGTATTGAGAAAGCCTTTGATAAAATCAAGCAAGTGCTTGAGAACAAATGTGAGGTCAAGCTAATGAAGGAATTCAAGGAGACATTTTCCAATGAAGGATTGTCATCAAAAGCATCTGAAAAAGAAGTCAAggaagttgaaaagagaaaggaaagaaTGAAAGAACTCTGAGTAATTGACATGAGTAGTATTATGTCAATGTCATCTAGAAGGTGCACTATAAGTTATGTTTCACATCCAAACCCCAAAATACCAGTTGACAGTGATAATAGTGATGTTGATGGTACTgaggaagatgatgatgaggaagaagaaaatgatggaGATACTAATGGGGATGATGGAAGCTACCGTGAAGATGTCGATAACAATGAATTTCGAAGAAAATGTTGGAGGTAATAATGGGGTTGATGGCAGCTAGAGTGAAGAGATGAAGTTTGAAGATTTAAACAGATTACAGACTACAGACTGTTCTTGGTGTTACTAAGGGataaattataagtttaagggggtgtgttgacataatgaacttataattaatagtctttaatttgattcagtgtattatccaagagtcatttctgtatctgtatttatagagtgtccaagagtcatttctgtacctgtgtctgtatctgtatttatagagagttaatgtggtttactaagagtcatgtttgtaatctataaatatacaAAGTAGTAAGGAAAGAGAATCAGAAGAgaatttcttccagcaattatactcttcctctttTAGctgtgaaagtttatttatttgatccaacaaccATATCATACAACTATTTGAACTAACATCATATATATCAAATCTATCACTTAACTAAGAAATCAAGAACATAAATACATGCAAAGGGAAGATGACGTATTAATTATTACCAACATCAGAAAAATGGCAAAAGACATGTCCACAGACCACTCTCTATCCATATGAAGCCATATCCATTCCCCttacttccttttctttagcTCAGTTTTATTGTTTAATTCTAGCTGTGCTTTTCACTGCCTTCTTGACTGGGTGCTTCTCTGCTTGGGACTACCAGCTCTGTAAACAAATGGAGATGATTGACAAacctatataatataataaggaaccatataattttttcaattaaGCAATGTGGATATTTAACATGTCCACTCATaccagtggcgaatacaggattgGCCGGTTGGGGgccgattaattttatatgcgtgtaaatttttttttgctaaaccGAACTTGTACAACAAAATTtccatatatatacatgttataaTCTGAGTGGTCAAGAATCAATTTTTTAAGTACCAATCTAAAACTTTTTAGCTACATTGTGTTTAACATTTTTAACATTGAAAAAAATTGTGTTTAATAGAAAAATTCGGTTTTAGGGAAGGgcctaatagataaaaaaaatttagaaatttggatttaaaaatggatttagaaatttagatttaaggaTGACCTagcaggaaaaaaaaaatagaattttagatttagaGAGGATCTAACGGGCacaaaaatttagaattttggatttagagatagCGGAACACGACTTGGACTAATTTTGAAATACTAATTCAGCACCTATCAAAATTTCTTGGACACAGGGAACCGGAACCAACCACGAcaatttgtatatatgtataacaAAATTTTAGTATATCCATGACATAGGATGGACGTGGCCTGCCGATTAATGCTACAATGCATGTTTAaagtttattataattaatagcAATCtatgaaaaatgacaaataggTAAGACAATGAACACACTTTGCACTTTCCTCAATTATATATCCAGCTCATTCATGCACTCCCTATATATAGCCACTCCGAATTGAAGCCTAGTACTCCATCAACTCATAACCTCAACAATTTACCTGTCAATCTTCAACTCAAGAAATGGGCAAGTTTTCAAGCTTGGTCGCCATTGCCATGATGATGGCACTATCCAGTGCAATAGTAGCCAATGCAGGAGACGCAGATATCCTCAAGGACTTCGTTACACCTATAATGGGTAACTTAACCAGTGACTTTTTCACCTTTACCGGATTCAGGCAATTGGTAGATCTCAACATAACAGGCTCTACTGCAATTATAACAAAAGCATCAATGAAAGAATTCCCAGCCCTTGAAGGCCAATCAGTATCAGTGGCTGCACTTATCTATCCTCCTTCTGGAATCAATCCTCCTCATGTTCATCCTAGATCCGCCGAGCTTTTAATGGTTCTCCAAGGAGTTCTTGAAGTCGGATTTGTTGACACCACTAACAAGCTCTTTACGCAAACTCTTCAGGCTCCTGATATGTTCATATTTCCAAAAGGACTTGTTCATTTTCAGGTTAACACAAGGAGTGATTCGCCTGCTTTTGCTCTTGGCATGTTTGGAAGCGCCAATGCAGGAGCTTCTTCTCTGCCTGTTTCTGTATTCGGAAGTGGGATTGCTCCTGCAATTCTCGCTGAGGCTTTCAAAACTGATGTTCAAACCATCTCCAAGCTTATTGCAGCTAATACCATCAAAACATGATCAACTTATATAGTATATAAATTAGTTCATGAATATGTGATTCATTTTCAATTAATAATTGTAATAATGATCAGCTGGAAGCTATGAGCAAGATTCTGCTGTTCTCAAATAACATGATTTACTAGCAAGTTAATAATATCCTTGAGAATTTCTTTTAATCATATATAATTATCCATATCCAATGTCTCCTGCTTTGCTTAATTGGTTTATCATTTATATGTATTAATATCTTATACTAGCATAGTCACTTAGtttctttgttttttgttttggttCCAGGCTTTTGCCTCCtagtcaacaaaaaaaaaaaaaaaaatcacatactATATGATAATTAATGGTTTTGATTTTCAAAGATGCCAAATAGGAAAAGCCatatttctaaattaaaattttgactTAAACTTTCacactatgttgcacggaaacatTTTTCACTAGCGTTTCCACGTTTAGTGTCCGTTTCTGTTCCTATTTCCATTAACATTACTATTTCCTAGCCaaattttcttaaaaata
The DNA window shown above is from Euphorbia lathyris chromosome 1, ddEupLath1.1, whole genome shotgun sequence and carries:
- the LOC136212628 gene encoding germin-like protein 9-3, with the protein product MGKFSSLVAIAMMMALSSAIVANAGDADILKDFVTPIMGNLTSDFFTFTGFRQLVDLNITGSTAIITKASMKEFPALEGQSVSVAALIYPPSGINPPHVHPRSAELLMVLQGVLEVGFVDTTNKLFTQTLQAPDMFIFPKGLVHFQVNTRSDSPAFALGMFGSANAGASSLPVSVFGSGIAPAILAEAFKTDVQTISKLIAANTIKT